TCTCCGGGTCCTCAAAAGATTCATGCGCCATTACATGACACCAGTGGCAGGTGGAATAGCCGATGGACAGGAATACCGGCTTGTCCTCTGCTTTGGCGCGTTCAAACGCCTCGTCGCCCCACGGATACCAGTCCACAGGATTGTCTGCGTGCTGCAGCAAATAGGGACTCTGTTCAAAGATCAGCCGGTTGTAATGCTGCCCGCCGTCTTTCGGCAGCTGTTTGATTTCTTGTTGTGTGAGAGGCTGTGCCTCTGCTGTATATTGAGAATGTGCCATACTATCACCATTGGGTTGCAATACTGCTCTTTTTTTAAAAACAATCGGCTACCCGGGGACATTCCAAATTCTTTTCACCCATCAGACTGTTTTGCGAACAAAAGTCTTGAAATTTTGAAAAATAATGCTTAAAATAGTCGCTGTAATTGTTACGCGCCCATAGCTCAGCT
The candidate division KSB1 bacterium DNA segment above includes these coding regions:
- a CDS encoding thioredoxin domain-containing protein, with the translated sequence MAHSQYTAEAQPLTQQEIKQLPKDGGQHYNRLIFEQSPYLLQHADNPVDWYPWGDEAFERAKAEDKPVFLSIGYSTCHWCHVMAHESFEDPETAEQLNEAFICIKVDREERPDLDQVYMSSCQLMTGSGGWPLTVILTPDKQPFYAGTYFPQTNRFGRIGLSEPDRRNYGHLETSAQ